Proteins found in one Streptomyces sp. CB09001 genomic segment:
- a CDS encoding alpha-ketoacid dehydrogenase subunit beta has product MALARAINESLRRALESDPKVLIMGEDVGKLGGVFRVTDGLHKDFGEDRVIDTPLAESGIVGTAIGLALRGYRPVVEIQFDGFVFPAYDQIVTQLAKMHARSLGKVKMPVVIRIPYGGGIGAVEHHSESPEALFAHVAGLKVVSPSNAADAYWMMQQAIQSDDPVIYFEPKRRYWDKAEVDADAIPGPLHTARVVREGTDLTLAAYGPMVKLCQEVADAAAEEGRSLEVVDLRSISPVDFDTIQASVEKTRRLVVVHEAPVFLGSGAEIAARITERCFYHLEAPVLRVGGYHAPYPPARLEEEYLPDLDRVLDAVDRSLAY; this is encoded by the coding sequence ATGGCGCTGGCAAGGGCGATCAACGAGTCGCTGCGCCGCGCGCTGGAGTCGGACCCCAAGGTCCTGATCATGGGCGAGGACGTCGGCAAGCTCGGCGGTGTCTTCCGGGTCACCGACGGCCTGCACAAGGACTTCGGCGAGGACCGGGTCATCGACACCCCGCTGGCCGAGTCCGGCATCGTCGGCACCGCCATCGGCCTGGCCCTGCGCGGGTACCGCCCGGTGGTGGAGATCCAGTTCGACGGCTTCGTCTTCCCGGCCTACGACCAGATCGTCACCCAGCTGGCGAAGATGCACGCCCGCTCGCTCGGCAAGGTCAAGATGCCGGTCGTCATCCGCATCCCCTACGGCGGCGGCATCGGTGCGGTCGAGCACCACTCGGAGTCCCCCGAGGCGCTGTTCGCGCACGTGGCGGGCCTGAAGGTGGTCAGCCCGTCCAACGCGGCGGACGCGTACTGGATGATGCAGCAGGCCATCCAGAGCGACGACCCGGTGATCTATTTCGAGCCCAAGCGCCGGTACTGGGACAAGGCGGAGGTCGACGCGGACGCCATCCCCGGCCCGCTGCACACCGCGCGCGTGGTGCGCGAGGGCACCGACCTGACGCTGGCCGCCTACGGCCCGATGGTGAAGCTCTGCCAGGAGGTCGCCGACGCGGCCGCCGAGGAGGGCCGCTCCCTGGAGGTCGTCGACCTGCGCTCGATCTCGCCGGTCGACTTCGACACGATCCAGGCGTCGGTGGAGAAGACCCGCCGCCTGGTCGTGGTCCACGAGGCGCCGGTGTTCCTGGGCTCGGGCGCGGAGATCGCCGCCCGGATCACGGAGCGCTGCTTCTACCACCTGGAGGCCCCGGTGCTGAGGGTCGGCGGCTACCACGCCCCGTACCCGCCGGCCCGCCTGGAGGAGGAGTACCTGCCCGACCTGGACCGGGTGCTGGATGCCGTCGACCGCTCGCTGGCGTACTGA
- the pdhA gene encoding pyruvate dehydrogenase (acetyl-transferring) E1 component subunit alpha — MTESTAARKPRRSAGSKAAGTTGTKAAGTTGSKAGTGKRTTRTTSTTRTAAEKGSDTELVQLLTPEGERVEDAAYAEYASYVADITPDELRGLYRDMVLTRRFDAEATALQRQGELGLWASLLGQEAAQIGSGRATREDDYVFPTYREHGVAWCRGVDPTNLLGMFRGVNNGGWDPNSNNFHLYTIVIGSQALHATGYAMGVAKDGADSGVIAYFGDGASSQGDVSEAFNFAAVYNAPVVFFCQNNQWAISESNEKQTRVPLYQRAQGFGFPGVRVDGNDVLASLAVTRWALDRARRGEGPALIEAYTYRMGAHTTSDDPSRYRHDDERAAWEAKDPILRLRRFLESANHADEGFFAELEAESETLGKRVREVVRAMPDPDRFAIFENVYADGHALVDEERAQFAAYQASFADAEGV, encoded by the coding sequence GTGACCGAGAGCACTGCCGCGCGCAAGCCGCGACGCAGCGCCGGAAGCAAGGCGGCCGGCACCACCGGCACCAAGGCGGCCGGGACCACCGGCAGCAAGGCCGGCACCGGCAAGCGCACGACTCGCACCACCAGCACCACCCGTACCGCTGCCGAGAAGGGCTCCGACACGGAGCTGGTGCAGCTGCTGACGCCCGAGGGCGAGCGCGTCGAGGACGCCGCCTACGCCGAGTACGCCTCGTACGTCGCCGACATCACCCCGGACGAGCTGCGCGGTCTGTACCGCGACATGGTGCTCACCCGGCGCTTCGACGCCGAGGCCACCGCCCTGCAGCGCCAGGGCGAGCTGGGCCTGTGGGCCTCCCTGCTGGGCCAGGAGGCCGCCCAGATCGGCTCCGGCCGGGCCACCCGCGAGGACGACTACGTCTTCCCGACCTACCGCGAGCACGGCGTCGCCTGGTGCCGCGGGGTGGACCCGACCAACCTGCTCGGCATGTTCCGCGGCGTGAACAACGGCGGCTGGGACCCCAACAGCAACAACTTCCACCTGTACACCATCGTCATCGGCTCGCAGGCGCTGCACGCCACGGGCTACGCCATGGGCGTGGCCAAGGACGGTGCCGACTCGGGCGTGATCGCGTACTTCGGCGACGGCGCCTCCAGCCAGGGCGACGTCAGCGAGGCGTTCAACTTCGCCGCCGTCTACAACGCGCCCGTGGTGTTCTTCTGCCAGAACAACCAGTGGGCGATCTCCGAGTCCAACGAGAAGCAGACCCGGGTGCCGCTCTACCAGCGCGCCCAGGGCTTCGGCTTCCCCGGCGTCCGCGTCGACGGCAACGACGTGCTGGCCTCCCTCGCGGTCACCCGCTGGGCCCTGGACCGCGCGCGGCGCGGTGAGGGTCCGGCGCTGATCGAGGCGTACACGTACCGCATGGGCGCCCACACCACCTCGGACGACCCCTCCCGCTACCGGCACGACGACGAGCGGGCCGCCTGGGAGGCGAAGGACCCGATCCTGCGCCTTCGCCGCTTCCTGGAGTCCGCAAACCACGCGGACGAGGGATTCTTCGCGGAACTGGAGGCCGAGAGCGAGACGTTGGGCAAACGAGTGCGCGAAGTGGTCCGTGCCATGCCGGACCCGGACCGTTTCGCCATCTTCGAGAACGTGTACGCGGACGGACACGCGCTCGTGGACGAGGAGCGGGCCCAGTTCGCCGCCTACCAGGCATCGTTCGCAGACGCAGAGGGGGTCTGA
- a CDS encoding response regulator transcription factor: MREEGKIRVFLLDDHEVVRRGVHDLLAGEADIEVVGEAGTVAEAHARVAATRPDVAVLDVRLPDGSGVEVCRDIRSRDESVRCLMLTSFADDEALFDAIMAGASGYVLKDIRGAELLGAVREVAAGKSLLDPAATARVLERLRGGGAKPDDRLAGLTEQERRILDLIGEGLTNRAIGERLHLAEKTIKNYVSSLLGKLGMQRRSQAAAFVARLEAENR, from the coding sequence GTGCGCGAAGAAGGAAAAATCCGGGTATTCCTCCTCGACGACCACGAGGTGGTCCGGCGCGGGGTGCACGATCTGCTCGCCGGCGAGGCCGACATCGAGGTGGTGGGCGAGGCCGGTACGGTCGCCGAGGCACACGCCCGGGTCGCGGCCACCCGCCCGGACGTCGCCGTGCTGGACGTGCGGCTGCCCGACGGCAGCGGCGTCGAGGTCTGCCGGGACATCCGCTCCCGGGACGAGTCCGTCCGCTGCCTGATGCTGACCTCCTTCGCCGACGACGAGGCCCTCTTCGACGCGATCATGGCGGGCGCCTCGGGTTACGTCCTCAAGGACATCCGCGGCGCCGAGCTGCTCGGCGCCGTACGGGAGGTGGCGGCCGGGAAGTCGCTGCTCGACCCGGCGGCCACCGCGCGCGTGCTGGAGCGGCTGCGGGGCGGCGGAGCGAAGCCGGACGACCGGCTGGCCGGCCTCACCGAGCAGGAGCGCCGCATCCTGGACCTCATCGGCGAGGGACTGACCAACCGCGCGATCGGCGAGCGGCTGCACCTGGCGGAGAAGACGATCAAGAACTACGTGTCGAGCCTGCTGGGCAAGCTCGGCATGCAGCGGCGTTCCCAGGCGGCCGCCTTCGTGGCCCGCCTGGAGGCCGAGAACCGCTGA
- a CDS encoding pyridoxamine 5'-phosphate oxidase family protein: protein MRSDEQLAVGLLGRTAYGRAATTLRALPFLAHARHIVADGRVLLRMPRSWGYHRVCAGSVVAYGADNLTSARPGESLWTVQVVGRCEAHQPSSAELERFGPTPDRVDGEPFEPAYLRVDPQFGTVHFTDGSAGPL, encoded by the coding sequence ATGCGCTCCGACGAACAGCTCGCCGTCGGCCTGCTCGGCCGCACCGCCTACGGCCGGGCGGCCACCACCCTGCGCGCCCTGCCCTTCCTCGCCCACGCGCGGCACATCGTGGCCGACGGCCGGGTCCTGCTGCGCATGCCCAGGAGCTGGGGGTACCACCGGGTGTGCGCCGGGAGCGTCGTCGCGTACGGAGCGGACAACCTGACCTCCGCGCGGCCCGGCGAGAGCCTGTGGACCGTGCAGGTCGTGGGCCGGTGCGAGGCCCACCAGCCGAGCAGCGCCGAACTGGAGCGGTTCGGTCCGACGCCGGACCGGGTGGACGGCGAGCCCTTCGAGCCCGCCTACCTGCGCGTCGACCCGCAGTTCGGCACGGTGCACTTCACGGACGGGTCGGCCGGGCCGCTGTGA
- a CDS encoding protein kinase, with protein MAQQQRAQGPSEPEASGGGMSDAPENWGNGGLVGDGRYRLTRRLGRGGMAEVFAAEDVRLGRTVAVKLLRADLAEDPVSKARFTREAQSVAGLNHHAIVAVYDSGEDVVGGQSVPYIVMEIVEGRTIRDLLLNAEAPGPEQALIIVSGVLEALAYSHQHGIVHRDIKPANVIITNNGAVKVMDFGIARALHGAQSTMTQTGMVMGTPQYLSPEQALGKAVDHRSDLYATGCLLYELLALRPPFTGETPLSVVYQHVQDIPTPPSEVSDATPPELDGLVMRSLAKEPDDRFQTAEEMRGLVQYGLQMLYEQGGHTGTWNTGPVAAHDGRHTPSAGLAGTTVLPHPDQHGASGTQQIPQPILPNGYGGGDDGGFEGAGNKGSGRGKLWILAVLAVIAIAAGVALALNNGDDGKGGTETDKSPSATTSQSTGEESPSSSPSDEATQETTDPGTEQGSGGGGTGDGDWDKPYTPTWTPSETATDDPTGDPTGDPTGDPTGDPTGDPTGGGEPTGGGEPTGGGDPTGGGEPTGGATGAPGGSEGGDS; from the coding sequence ATGGCACAGCAGCAGCGCGCCCAGGGCCCGTCCGAACCCGAGGCATCTGGCGGCGGTATGTCTGACGCGCCGGAGAACTGGGGCAACGGCGGCCTGGTCGGCGACGGCCGGTACCGGCTGACCCGCAGACTCGGGCGGGGCGGCATGGCCGAGGTGTTCGCCGCCGAGGACGTCCGCCTCGGACGCACCGTGGCGGTCAAGCTGCTGCGCGCCGACCTCGCCGAGGACCCCGTCTCCAAGGCCCGCTTCACGCGCGAGGCACAGTCGGTGGCCGGCCTCAACCACCACGCCATCGTGGCCGTGTACGACTCGGGCGAGGACGTCGTCGGCGGCCAGTCCGTGCCGTACATCGTGATGGAGATCGTCGAGGGACGCACCATCCGCGACCTCCTCCTCAACGCCGAGGCACCCGGCCCCGAGCAGGCGCTGATCATCGTCTCCGGCGTCCTGGAAGCACTGGCCTACTCGCACCAGCACGGCATCGTGCACCGCGACATCAAGCCCGCCAACGTCATCATCACCAACAACGGCGCGGTCAAGGTGATGGACTTCGGCATCGCGCGCGCCCTGCACGGCGCCCAGTCGACGATGACGCAGACCGGCATGGTCATGGGCACCCCGCAGTACCTCTCCCCCGAGCAGGCCCTCGGCAAGGCCGTCGACCACCGCTCCGACCTGTACGCGACCGGCTGCCTGCTCTACGAACTCCTCGCACTGCGCCCGCCGTTCACCGGCGAGACCCCGCTGTCGGTGGTCTACCAGCACGTGCAGGACATTCCCACGCCCCCGTCCGAGGTCTCCGACGCCACCCCGCCGGAGCTGGACGGCCTGGTGATGCGCTCGCTGGCCAAGGAGCCCGACGACCGTTTCCAGACCGCCGAGGAGATGCGCGGCCTGGTCCAGTACGGGCTGCAGATGCTGTACGAGCAGGGCGGCCACACCGGCACCTGGAACACCGGCCCGGTCGCCGCGCACGACGGCCGGCACACTCCGTCGGCCGGTCTCGCGGGCACGACGGTGCTGCCGCACCCCGACCAGCACGGGGCGTCCGGCACCCAGCAGATCCCCCAGCCGATCCTGCCGAACGGCTACGGCGGGGGCGACGACGGCGGCTTCGAGGGCGCCGGCAACAAGGGCAGCGGCCGCGGCAAGCTGTGGATACTGGCCGTCCTCGCGGTGATCGCCATCGCGGCCGGTGTCGCGCTGGCCCTGAACAACGGCGACGACGGCAAGGGCGGCACCGAGACGGACAAGAGCCCCTCGGCGACCACCTCCCAGAGCACCGGCGAGGAGTCGCCCAGCTCCTCGCCGAGCGACGAGGCGACGCAGGAGACCACCGACCCCGGCACCGAGCAGGGCTCGGGCGGCGGCGGCACCGGCGACGGGGACTGGGACAAGCCGTACACCCCGACGTGGACGCCGTCGGAGACCGCGACGGACGATCCGACGGGGGACCCGACCGGCGATCCCACGGGCGACCCGACCGGCGATCCGACGGGTGACCCGACGGGCGGCGGTGAGCCGACCGGCGGTGGTGAGCCGACCGGCGGCGGCGATCCCACCGGCGGCGGCGAGCCGACGGGCGGCGCGACCGGCGCCCCGGGCGGTTCCGAGGGCGGCGACAGCTGA
- a CDS encoding protein kinase: MSQDAGQGRYAGRALAGGRYQLRDLLGEGGMASVHLAYDSVLDRQVAVKTLHTELGREQAFRERFRREAQAVAKLTHTNIVSVFDTGEDDLDGMTTPYIVMEYVEGRPLGSVLDEDVRQQGAMPADKALKITADVLAALEISHEMGLVHRDIKPGNVMMTKRGVVKVMDFGIARAMQSGVTSMTQTGMVVGTPQYLSPEQALGRGVDARSDLYSVGIMLFQLVTGRLPFDADSPLAIAYAHVQEEPVAPSAVNRALPPAVDALVARALKKNPNERFPSAEAMRDECLRVAASFQAAPPSIVPGAQTSSGAGVGSAVFPPVGQGTGAPTGPVQTPYQPTPAPGPNPYGTPAPAAHSPAYGYPQQAGYQTPAPAPYAQQQGAATPPPYLTPSAQGSGSGSPGGKSNKPVIIGSIVVAVVAVGGLIGALLMNGGGDEDPEAGGGGSSTASVSASPSKAAGYRGPDKEKTIEKDKCTEPQESYNDPEKIQVPDFTFKYIGSVKECFNAAGWQMEVVEVDENTYGEGSVRDQFPTAGTDVDPENMPEIQLKVSTGNPPSE; this comes from the coding sequence ATGAGCCAGGACGCCGGACAGGGACGGTATGCGGGGCGGGCTCTCGCCGGCGGCCGTTACCAGCTGCGCGACTTGCTCGGCGAGGGCGGCATGGCCTCCGTGCACCTGGCGTACGACTCGGTGCTCGACCGGCAGGTCGCGGTCAAGACACTGCACACCGAGCTGGGTCGCGAACAGGCCTTCCGCGAGCGGTTCCGCCGCGAGGCCCAGGCCGTGGCCAAGCTCACGCACACCAACATCGTCTCGGTCTTCGACACCGGCGAGGACGACCTCGACGGCATGACCACTCCGTACATCGTCATGGAGTACGTCGAGGGCCGCCCGCTGGGTTCGGTGCTGGACGAGGACGTGCGGCAGCAGGGCGCGATGCCCGCCGACAAGGCACTGAAGATCACCGCGGACGTGCTGGCCGCGCTGGAGATCAGCCACGAGATGGGCCTGGTCCACCGGGACATCAAGCCGGGCAACGTGATGATGACCAAGCGCGGCGTGGTCAAGGTGATGGACTTCGGCATCGCCCGCGCCATGCAGTCCGGCGTGACCTCGATGACGCAGACCGGCATGGTCGTCGGCACGCCGCAGTACCTCTCGCCGGAGCAGGCCCTCGGCCGCGGCGTCGACGCCCGCTCCGACCTGTACTCGGTCGGCATCATGCTGTTCCAACTGGTCACCGGGCGCCTGCCGTTCGACGCCGACTCGCCGCTGGCGATCGCGTACGCGCACGTGCAGGAGGAGCCGGTGGCCCCGTCCGCCGTCAACCGCGCCCTGCCCCCGGCGGTGGACGCGCTGGTGGCCCGCGCGCTGAAGAAGAACCCCAACGAACGCTTCCCCAGCGCCGAGGCGATGCGCGACGAGTGCCTGCGCGTGGCGGCCTCCTTCCAGGCGGCCCCGCCGAGCATCGTGCCCGGCGCCCAGACGTCGAGCGGCGCGGGCGTCGGCTCCGCCGTGTTCCCGCCGGTCGGCCAGGGCACCGGGGCACCCACGGGCCCGGTCCAGACGCCGTACCAGCCGACGCCGGCCCCCGGCCCGAACCCGTACGGCACCCCGGCCCCCGCGGCGCACTCGCCGGCGTACGGCTATCCGCAGCAGGCGGGCTACCAGACTCCCGCCCCGGCGCCGTACGCGCAGCAGCAGGGCGCGGCCACGCCGCCGCCGTACCTGACGCCGTCGGCCCAGGGCTCCGGCTCCGGTTCCCCGGGCGGCAAGAGCAACAAGCCGGTGATCATCGGCTCGATCGTGGTCGCCGTCGTGGCCGTCGGCGGACTGATCGGCGCGCTGCTGATGAACGGCGGCGGGGACGAGGACCCGGAAGCCGGTGGCGGCGGCTCCTCCACCGCGTCGGTCTCCGCCTCACCGTCGAAGGCGGCGGGCTACCGCGGGCCCGACAAGGAGAAGACGATCGAGAAGGACAAGTGCACCGAGCCGCAGGAGTCGTACAACGACCCCGAGAAGATCCAGGTGCCGGACTTCACCTTCAAGTACATCGGCTCGGTCAAGGAGTGCTTCAACGCCGCGGGCTGGCAGATGGAGGTCGTCGAGGTCGACGAGAACACCTACGGCGAGGGCTCGGTCCGGGACCAGTTCCCCACCGCCGGCACGGACGTCGACCCGGAGAACATGCCGGAGATCCAGCTCAAGGTCTCGACGGGCAACCCGCCGTCCGAATGA
- a CDS encoding bacterial proteasome activator family protein: MEMPRNDRSPENPQILVVGQDGMALSGGGDDDSREIPVTEQVEQPAKVMRIGSMIKQLLEEVRVAPLDEASRVRLKEIHASSVKELEDGLAPELVEELERLSLPFTDDGTPTDAELRIAQAQLVGWLEGLFHGIQTTLFAQQMAARAQLEQMRRALPPGAVPEGEEPPHPGGRSGGPYL, translated from the coding sequence ATGGAGATGCCGAGGAACGACAGGTCGCCGGAGAACCCCCAGATCCTGGTCGTCGGCCAGGACGGAATGGCGCTCAGCGGCGGCGGGGACGACGACTCCCGTGAGATTCCGGTGACCGAGCAGGTGGAGCAGCCCGCCAAGGTCATGCGGATCGGCAGCATGATCAAGCAGCTGCTCGAAGAGGTGCGGGTCGCCCCCCTGGACGAGGCGAGCCGGGTCCGGCTCAAGGAGATCCACGCCAGCTCGGTGAAGGAGCTGGAGGACGGTCTGGCCCCGGAGCTGGTGGAGGAGCTGGAGCGGCTCTCGCTGCCCTTCACGGACGACGGCACCCCGACCGACGCGGAGCTGCGGATCGCGCAGGCCCAGCTGGTCGGCTGGCTGGAGGGCCTCTTCCACGGCATCCAGACCACGCTGTTCGCCCAGCAGATGGCCGCGCGGGCCCAGCTGGAGCAGATGCGCCGCGCGCTTCCGCCGGGCGCCGTCCCGGAGGGCGAGGAGCCCCCGCACCCGGGCGGCCGTTCCGGCGGCCCCTACCTGTAG
- a CDS encoding NAD(P)H-quinone oxidoreductase, with product MHAITIPEPGGPEALVWAEVPDPQPGEGEVLVEVTASAVNRADIMQRQGFYDPPPGASPYPGLECSGRVAEVGPGVSGWAVGDEVCALLAGGGYAEKAVVPAGQLLPVPQGVDVKAAAALPEVVCTVWSNVFMVAHLRPGETLLVHGGSSGIGTMAIQLAKAVGAKVAVTAGTKEKLERCAELGADILINYREQDFVAEVRDATGGAGADVILDNMGAKYLDRNVQALAVNGRLAIIGMQGGRKGELNIGTLLAKRAAVSATSLRARPLEEKAAIVAAVKEHVWPLFAGGHVRPVVDREMPMSEAADGHRVVEESGHIGKVLLVTS from the coding sequence ATGCATGCGATCACGATTCCCGAACCCGGAGGCCCCGAGGCGCTGGTCTGGGCGGAGGTCCCCGACCCGCAGCCCGGCGAGGGCGAGGTCCTGGTCGAGGTGACGGCCAGCGCCGTCAACCGAGCCGACATCATGCAGCGCCAGGGCTTCTACGACCCCCCGCCCGGCGCCTCCCCGTACCCCGGCCTGGAGTGCTCCGGGCGCGTGGCCGAGGTCGGCCCCGGGGTGTCCGGCTGGGCCGTCGGCGACGAGGTGTGCGCGCTGCTCGCGGGCGGCGGCTACGCCGAGAAGGCCGTCGTCCCGGCGGGCCAGCTGCTGCCGGTGCCGCAGGGCGTCGACGTGAAGGCCGCGGCGGCGCTGCCCGAGGTGGTCTGCACCGTCTGGTCGAACGTCTTCATGGTCGCCCACCTGCGCCCCGGCGAGACGCTGCTCGTGCACGGCGGCTCCAGCGGCATCGGCACCATGGCGATCCAGCTCGCCAAGGCCGTCGGCGCGAAGGTCGCGGTGACGGCCGGCACCAAGGAGAAGCTGGAGCGCTGCGCCGAGCTGGGCGCGGACATCCTGATCAACTACCGGGAGCAGGACTTCGTCGCCGAGGTGAGGGACGCCACCGGCGGCGCGGGCGCCGACGTCATCCTGGACAACATGGGTGCGAAGTACCTGGACCGCAACGTCCAGGCCCTCGCCGTGAACGGCCGGCTCGCGATCATCGGCATGCAGGGCGGACGGAAGGGCGAGCTGAACATCGGCACGCTGCTCGCCAAGCGCGCCGCCGTCAGCGCCACCTCGCTGCGGGCCCGCCCCCTGGAGGAGAAGGCGGCGATCGTGGCGGCCGTCAAGGAGCACGTCTGGCCGCTGTTCGCGGGGGGACACGTCCGCCCGGTGGTCGACCGCGAGATGCCGATGAGCGAGGCCGCGGACGGCCACCGGGTGGTGGAGGAGAGCGGGCACATCGGCAAGGTGCTGCTGGTCACCTCGTAG
- a CDS encoding ATP-binding cassette domain-containing protein — MSTHTSGLAIETAGLVKTFGETRAVDGVDLAVPAGTVYGVLGPNGAGKTTTVKMLATLLRPDDGHARVFGHDVVHEADEVRGRVSLTGQYASVDEDLTGAENLVLLGRLLGHGKAAARERGDQLLAAFGLTDAAAKQVKHYSGGMRRRIDIAASILNTPDLLFLDEPTTGLDPRSRNQVWDIVRAVVAQGTTVLLTTQYLDEADQLASRIAVIDKGRVIAEGTKGELKASVGAGSVHLRLRDAEERPEAERVLRNLLVAEVQPEPDPVALTARLGVAASDTAADQAAKALGELARAGITVDSFSLGQPSLDEVFLALTGHDTGQSTDGDSGTGTGTGTKDGVAA; from the coding sequence ATGAGCACGCACACGTCCGGACTCGCCATCGAGACCGCGGGACTGGTGAAGACCTTCGGTGAGACCCGGGCCGTGGACGGGGTGGACCTCGCCGTGCCCGCCGGCACGGTCTACGGCGTCCTCGGCCCGAACGGCGCCGGAAAGACCACCACGGTGAAGATGCTCGCCACCCTGCTGCGTCCGGACGACGGCCACGCCCGCGTCTTCGGTCACGACGTGGTGCACGAGGCGGACGAGGTACGGGGCCGGGTGAGCCTCACCGGGCAGTACGCGTCCGTGGACGAGGACCTCACCGGCGCCGAGAACCTGGTCCTGCTGGGCCGGCTCCTCGGGCACGGCAAGGCGGCCGCACGGGAGCGGGGCGACCAGCTGCTGGCGGCCTTCGGCCTGACGGACGCCGCGGCGAAGCAGGTCAAGCACTACTCCGGCGGCATGCGGCGGCGTATCGACATCGCCGCCTCCATCCTCAACACCCCCGACCTGCTCTTCCTCGACGAGCCCACCACCGGACTCGACCCGCGCAGCCGCAACCAGGTCTGGGACATCGTGCGGGCGGTCGTCGCCCAGGGCACGACCGTGCTGCTGACCACGCAGTACCTGGACGAGGCCGACCAGCTGGCGTCCCGGATCGCCGTCATCGACAAGGGGCGGGTGATCGCCGAGGGCACCAAGGGCGAGCTGAAGGCATCCGTCGGGGCGGGTTCGGTGCATCTGCGGCTGCGGGACGCGGAGGAGCGGCCCGAGGCCGAGCGGGTGCTGCGGAACCTGCTGGTGGCCGAGGTGCAGCCGGAGCCCGACCCGGTGGCGCTGACCGCACGCCTCGGGGTGGCGGCCAGTGACACCGCCGCCGACCAGGCCGCCAAGGCGCTCGGTGAGCTGGCCCGGGCCGGCATCACCGTCGACAGCTTCTCCCTGGGACAGCCCAGCCTCGACGAGGTCTTCCTGGCGCTGACCGGGCACGACACCGGCCAGAGCACCGACGGCGACTCCGGCACCGGCACCGGCACCGGCACGAAGGACGGGGTGGCGGCATGA
- a CDS encoding ABC transporter permease, giving the protein MSTATSTENQDLSPVSTESLAALLVTRERPPRPSALSTSLTFGWRAILKIKHVPEQLFDVTAFPIMNLLMFTYLFGGALAGSPSDYIQFVLPGILVMSVVMITMYTGVSVNIDIEKGVFDRIRSLPIWRPSAMVGYLLGDALRYTIASVVMLSVGLLLGYRPDGGFVGVVAGIALLLLFSFAFSWIWTMFGLMLRTEKSVMSVSMMVIFPLTFLSNVFVDPKTMPGWLQAFVNNSPITHLASAVRGLMAGDWPGAEIAWTLGWAALLLLVFGPVTMRLYNRK; this is encoded by the coding sequence ATGAGCACGGCCACGAGCACCGAGAACCAGGATCTCTCGCCGGTCAGCACCGAGTCGCTGGCGGCCCTGCTGGTGACGAGGGAGCGGCCGCCGCGGCCCAGCGCCCTGTCCACGTCCCTGACCTTCGGCTGGCGCGCGATCCTCAAGATCAAGCACGTGCCGGAGCAGCTCTTCGACGTCACCGCCTTCCCGATCATGAACCTGCTGATGTTCACGTACCTCTTCGGGGGTGCGCTGGCGGGTTCGCCCAGCGACTACATCCAGTTCGTGCTGCCGGGCATCCTCGTGATGTCGGTCGTGATGATCACGATGTACACCGGGGTCTCAGTGAACATCGACATCGAGAAGGGCGTCTTCGACCGCATCCGCTCGCTGCCGATCTGGCGGCCCTCGGCGATGGTCGGCTATCTCCTCGGCGACGCGCTGCGCTACACCATCGCGTCCGTCGTGATGCTCTCCGTCGGGCTGCTGCTCGGCTACCGGCCCGACGGCGGGTTCGTCGGCGTGGTCGCCGGGATCGCGCTGCTGCTGCTCTTCTCGTTCGCCTTCTCGTGGATCTGGACCATGTTCGGGCTGATGCTGCGCACCGAGAAGTCGGTGATGAGCGTCAGCATGATGGTGATCTTCCCGCTCACCTTCCTGTCCAACGTCTTCGTCGACCCGAAGACCATGCCGGGCTGGCTGCAGGCCTTCGTCAACAACAGCCCGATCACCCACCTGGCGTCCGCGGTGCGCGGCCTGATGGCGGGCGACTGGCCCGGCGCCGAGATCGCCTGGACGCTGGGCTGGGCGGCCCTGCTCCTGCTGGTCTTCGGCCCGGTCACGATGCGGCTCTACAACCGCAAGTAG